Proteins encoded together in one Paramagnetospirillum magnetotacticum MS-1 window:
- the ttdB gene encoding L(+)-tartrate dehydratase subunit beta, with protein sequence MKKILTTPIKDEDLADLNVGDIVYLTGRLVTCRDVAHRRLIEQKRQLPVDLKGGAIFHAGPIVRKTDEGDFEMVSIGPTTSMRMEKFEKQFIKETGVKLIIGKGGMGPETVAGCAEDKAVHAVFPGGCAVLAATKVERIEGAEWQDLGMPETMWVNKVNEFGPLIISIDTKGNNLFEQNKARFNEKKGPILERIKSQVGFIR encoded by the coding sequence GTGAAGAAGATCCTGACGACGCCCATCAAGGACGAAGATCTGGCGGATCTCAATGTCGGCGACATCGTCTATCTGACCGGCCGCCTGGTGACCTGCCGCGACGTGGCCCACCGCCGCCTGATCGAACAAAAGCGCCAGCTTCCCGTCGATCTCAAGGGCGGGGCCATCTTCCACGCCGGTCCCATCGTGCGAAAGACCGATGAGGGCGACTTCGAGATGGTCTCCATCGGCCCGACCACCTCCATGCGCATGGAGAAGTTCGAAAAGCAGTTCATCAAGGAAACCGGGGTCAAGCTGATCATCGGCAAGGGCGGCATGGGGCCGGAAACGGTTGCCGGATGCGCCGAGGACAAGGCGGTGCATGCGGTGTTCCCCGGTGGCTGCGCCGTGCTTGCCGCCACCAAGGTCGAACGGATAGAAGGCGCCGAATGGCAGGACCTGGGCATGCCGGAGACCATGTGGGTCAACAAGGTCAATGAATTCGGCCCCCTGATCATCTCCATCGACACCAAGGGCAACAATCTGTTCGAGCAGAACAAGGCCCGCTTCAACGAGAAGAAGGGTCCGATTCTCGAGCGGATCAAGAGCCAGGTGGGCTTTATCCGCTAA
- the mltG gene encoding endolytic transglycosylase MltG, with amino-acid sequence MKPWMKIVAGVLAIILIGLGWAAWEGHRRFTAPGPSPKPVIVIIPKGSGTELIAHSLEGAGVISSRYVFAAGVKLRRVTLKAGEYAFPAQVSPEEAMRIIADGKVVIHKLTVAEGLTTRQVLDMVSEADFLAGPITRKVSEGHLLPETWHMVRDELRDDVIARMEKAMTQTLDVLWVARAPGLPLKSKEEALILASMVERETGTESERPRVAAVFYNRLARNMRLQSDPTVIYGVSDGLGELDHPLTRAELQTNHPWNTYTIDGLPKTPIANPGRASLEAVLHPAKSDELYFVANGTGGHTFARTLDEHNANVAKWRQIEKAGK; translated from the coding sequence ATGAAGCCGTGGATGAAGATCGTCGCCGGTGTCCTGGCCATCATCCTGATCGGGCTCGGCTGGGCCGCCTGGGAAGGCCATCGCCGTTTCACCGCGCCGGGACCGTCGCCTAAGCCGGTGATCGTGATCATCCCCAAGGGGTCGGGCACCGAGCTTATCGCCCACTCCCTGGAAGGGGCCGGGGTGATCTCGTCGCGCTACGTCTTTGCCGCAGGCGTGAAATTGCGCCGCGTCACCCTCAAGGCCGGTGAATACGCCTTTCCCGCCCAGGTCTCGCCGGAAGAGGCCATGCGCATCATCGCCGACGGCAAGGTGGTGATTCACAAGCTGACCGTGGCCGAGGGACTGACCACGCGTCAGGTGCTGGATATGGTCAGCGAGGCCGATTTCCTGGCCGGTCCCATCACCCGCAAAGTGTCCGAGGGCCACCTGCTGCCCGAGACCTGGCACATGGTCCGCGACGAGTTGCGCGACGACGTCATCGCCCGCATGGAAAAGGCCATGACCCAGACGCTCGACGTGCTGTGGGTGGCCCGTGCCCCCGGTCTGCCGCTCAAAAGCAAGGAGGAGGCGCTGATCTTGGCCTCCATGGTCGAGCGCGAGACCGGCACCGAATCCGAACGCCCCCGCGTCGCCGCCGTGTTCTACAACCGTCTGGCCCGCAATATGCGGCTTCAGTCGGACCCGACAGTGATCTACGGCGTCTCGGACGGCCTGGGCGAACTGGACCACCCCCTGACGCGGGCCGAACTTCAGACCAATCACCCCTGGAATACCTATACCATCGACGGTCTCCCCAAGACCCCCATCGCCAATCCCGGCCGCGCTTCCCTGGAAGCCGTACTGCACCCGGCCAAAAGCGACGAACTCTACTTCGTCGCCAACGGCACCGGCGGCCACACCTTCGCCCGCACGCTCGACGAACACAACGCCAACGTGGCCAAGTGGCGTCAGATCGAGAAAGCGGGGAAGTAG
- the pyk gene encoding pyruvate kinase, translating into MRQKRNTRIVATLGPASSRPEMIRTLWEAGADVFRLNFSHGSHDDHLERFKEIRRLEAELGRPIAILADLQGPKLRLGVFKAGKVVLKPGQTFRLDLSPEPGDTTRAPLPHPEILSALTPGSELLLDDGKVRLRVEACGSDFAETVVVVAGPLSDRKGVNVPDAVIPLSALTEKDRHDLAFALELGIDWIALSFVQRPEDVEEARALIGERARILSKLEKPSAIDRLDEIVALSDAVMVARGDLGVELPPEDVPGLQKRIIRSCRAAGKPVVVATQMLESMIEAPTPTRAEASDVATAVFAGADAVMLSAESASGRYPVEAVTMMSRIISRAESDPNYLDGLGSGCAKPEANDADAISAAVCQVTGIVSVAAIVAYTTSGFTTLRIARERPASPILSLTPNAATARHVALAWGVHSVHTEDAANVEDMVAKASGIATREGFTEDGKPLVIIAGMPFGTAGSTNLLRIVRVPRTSL; encoded by the coding sequence ATGAGACAGAAGCGCAATACCCGTATCGTCGCCACCTTAGGGCCAGCCAGTTCCCGCCCGGAAATGATCCGCACGCTGTGGGAGGCTGGCGCCGATGTCTTTCGTCTCAATTTCAGCCATGGCAGCCATGACGACCACCTGGAGCGGTTCAAGGAAATCCGCCGCCTGGAGGCCGAACTGGGTCGCCCCATCGCCATCCTCGCCGACCTTCAAGGGCCGAAGCTGCGGCTTGGCGTCTTCAAAGCGGGCAAGGTGGTCCTGAAGCCGGGCCAGACCTTCCGCCTCGATCTGTCGCCAGAGCCGGGCGACACCACCCGCGCCCCGCTGCCGCACCCGGAAATCCTGTCGGCCCTGACCCCCGGCTCGGAGCTTTTGCTAGATGACGGCAAGGTCCGGCTGCGGGTCGAGGCTTGCGGTTCGGACTTCGCCGAGACGGTGGTGGTGGTGGCCGGTCCCTTGTCCGACCGCAAGGGCGTCAACGTCCCCGATGCGGTGATTCCCCTGTCGGCCTTGACCGAGAAGGACCGGCACGACCTTGCCTTCGCCCTGGAACTGGGTATCGACTGGATCGCGCTGTCCTTCGTGCAGCGGCCCGAGGATGTGGAAGAGGCCCGCGCCCTGATTGGCGAGCGCGCCCGCATCCTGTCCAAGCTGGAAAAGCCTTCGGCCATCGACCGCCTCGACGAGATCGTCGCCTTGTCCGACGCGGTGATGGTGGCTCGCGGCGATCTGGGCGTCGAATTGCCGCCCGAGGATGTGCCCGGCCTGCAAAAGCGCATCATCCGCTCGTGTCGCGCTGCCGGTAAGCCGGTGGTCGTCGCCACCCAGATGCTGGAATCCATGATCGAGGCGCCCACCCCGACGCGGGCCGAGGCGTCCGACGTGGCCACCGCCGTCTTTGCCGGAGCTGATGCGGTGATGCTGTCGGCGGAATCCGCCTCGGGCCGTTATCCGGTCGAGGCCGTCACCATGATGAGCCGCATCATCAGCCGGGCCGAAAGCGATCCCAATTATCTCGACGGGTTGGGCAGCGGTTGCGCCAAGCCCGAGGCCAACGACGCCGACGCCATCAGCGCCGCCGTCTGCCAGGTGACCGGCATTGTGTCGGTCGCCGCCATCGTCGCCTACACCACTTCGGGCTTCACCACCTTACGGATCGCTCGTGAACGCCCGGCATCGCCCATCCTCAGCTTAACCCCCAACGCCGCCACGGCCCGCCACGTTGCCTTGGCTTGGGGCGTCCATTCCGTCCACACTGAAGATGCCGCCAATGTGGAGGACATGGTCGCCAAGGCGTCAGGGATCGCGACCCGAGAGGGTTTCACCGAGGACGGCAAGCCACTGGTGATCATCGCGGGCATGCCATTTGGAACCGCCGGGTCAACCAACCTGCTGCGCATCGTGCGCGTGCCCAGAACTTCGCTCTGA
- a CDS encoding LysR family transcriptional regulator has product MDLHQLRCFIAVAEELHFGKAAQRLAMLPSALGRHIRMLEEDLGTRLLTRTTRNVALTDDGAVLLDDARALLAQAEAIAKRFRGRGRDRATTLKIGAIDSASAGLIPLLLHDFRQKRPDVVIQLVEDKSIRLLPRLLSGRIDLALVRPPEHPDKSIELLFLFHETAVVAVPEHHSLAEYDKVTVQDLADQPLIVPERRSRPHSHDLTMKLFAEAGLQARVAQLAEEKQTIVNLVAANIGVAIVPRWTSRMAVTGVRYIPLEVTAGGGMNKLPLAAAWVRGTRDPIRDEMLETLRERLGIYAELA; this is encoded by the coding sequence GTGGATCTGCATCAGCTTCGGTGCTTCATCGCGGTGGCGGAGGAGCTTCATTTCGGCAAGGCCGCGCAGCGTCTCGCCATGCTGCCATCGGCCTTGGGCCGCCATATCCGCATGCTGGAAGAAGACCTCGGCACGCGCCTGCTGACGCGGACCACCCGCAATGTGGCGCTGACCGACGATGGCGCCGTTTTGCTGGACGATGCCCGCGCCCTGCTGGCCCAGGCCGAGGCCATCGCCAAGCGGTTCCGGGGACGCGGACGGGACCGGGCCACGACACTTAAAATCGGGGCCATCGACAGCGCCTCGGCCGGGCTGATCCCTCTGCTGCTTCACGACTTTCGCCAAAAGCGCCCCGATGTGGTGATCCAGCTTGTCGAGGACAAGTCGATCCGCCTGCTCCCGCGCCTTCTATCGGGGCGGATTGATCTTGCCCTGGTCCGCCCGCCGGAACATCCGGATAAAAGTATCGAGCTCCTGTTCCTGTTCCACGAGACGGCGGTTGTGGCGGTTCCCGAGCATCACTCCTTGGCTGAGTACGACAAGGTGACGGTTCAGGATTTGGCCGACCAGCCCCTGATCGTTCCAGAACGTCGATCCCGTCCGCACAGCCATGACCTGACCATGAAGCTGTTCGCCGAAGCTGGCTTGCAGGCGCGGGTCGCCCAGTTGGCGGAAGAGAAGCAGACGATCGTCAATCTGGTCGCAGCCAATATCGGTGTCGCTATCGTGCCGCGTTGGACATCTCGGATGGCTGTCACCGGGGTGCGATATATCCCCCTCGAAGTGACCGCCGGAGGCGGCATGAACAAGCTTCCTCTGGCCGCCGCATGGGTTCGGGGGACGCGGGATCCTATTCGCGATGAGATGCTCGAAACCCTTCGAGAACGTCTTGGAATCTATGCCGAGTTGGCCTGA
- a CDS encoding MFS transporter, translating to MNTDLEKRVLRRISWRIVPFIMLLYFIAYIDRVNIGFASLTMNKELGFSSSVFGFGAGIFFFGYFLFEVPSNLILNKVGARLWITRVMITWGLISGAMAFVQSSTSFYVMRFLLGAAEAGFFPGIILYLSYWFPARHRAGVTAFFMAAAPISTALGSPISAALLEMNGVMGLAGWQWMFIIEAIPALILGVVVFFFMTDRPEKAAWLADDEREWLVNAMNEEAAAKSGHAKHSVWRGLADPRVLALALIYFGTSAGLYTLGIWAPQIIKQIIKQLGVSSMTVGLLNMIPPTVSVVAMVLWARHSDRTGERTWHVVGACLVASAGLVFAGNADGVVTVILALTLVNIGISAAKPPLWSMPTMFLSGSAAAAGIATINSIGNLGGFAGPAMIGWIKDLTGSFMGGLYFVAGLLAVSAVTTLLLARSQRNIG from the coding sequence ATGAATACGGATTTGGAAAAGCGCGTGCTGCGCAGGATCAGCTGGCGCATCGTCCCCTTTATCATGCTCCTGTATTTCATCGCCTATATCGACCGGGTGAATATCGGTTTCGCCTCGTTGACCATGAACAAGGAACTCGGCTTTTCATCCTCGGTCTTCGGCTTTGGCGCAGGCATCTTCTTCTTCGGCTACTTCCTGTTCGAAGTGCCGTCCAACCTGATCTTGAACAAGGTCGGCGCACGCCTGTGGATCACCCGGGTGATGATCACCTGGGGCTTGATCTCCGGTGCCATGGCCTTCGTCCAGAGCAGCACCAGCTTCTACGTCATGCGCTTCTTGCTGGGCGCGGCCGAAGCGGGGTTCTTTCCCGGCATCATCCTCTATCTCAGCTACTGGTTCCCCGCCCGCCACCGGGCCGGGGTCACGGCGTTCTTCATGGCCGCTGCCCCCATTTCCACCGCTCTGGGCTCTCCCATCTCCGCCGCCTTGCTCGAGATGAACGGCGTCATGGGGCTGGCCGGTTGGCAGTGGATGTTCATCATCGAGGCCATTCCCGCCCTGATCCTGGGTGTGGTGGTGTTCTTCTTCATGACCGACCGCCCGGAAAAGGCCGCATGGCTGGCCGATGACGAACGCGAATGGCTGGTCAACGCCATGAACGAAGAGGCGGCGGCCAAGTCCGGTCATGCCAAGCACAGCGTCTGGCGCGGATTGGCGGACCCTCGCGTTCTGGCCCTGGCCCTGATCTATTTCGGCACCTCAGCCGGTCTTTACACCCTGGGCATCTGGGCGCCGCAGATCATCAAGCAGATCATCAAGCAGCTTGGCGTGTCGTCCATGACGGTGGGCCTGCTCAACATGATCCCGCCGACGGTTTCGGTCGTCGCCATGGTCTTGTGGGCGCGTCATTCCGACCGCACCGGCGAGCGGACCTGGCATGTGGTCGGCGCCTGTCTGGTGGCCTCCGCTGGCCTTGTCTTCGCGGGCAATGCCGACGGCGTCGTCACCGTCATCCTGGCCCTGACCCTGGTCAATATCGGCATCAGCGCCGCCAAGCCGCCATTGTGGAGCATGCCGACCATGTTCCTGTCCGGCTCGGCCGCCGCCGCGGGGATCGCCACCATCAATTCCATCGGCAATCTGGGCGGCTTCGCCGGTCCCGCCATGATCGGCTGGATCAAGGACCTGACCGGCAGCTTCATGGGCGGGCTTTATTTCGTCGCCGGGCTTCTGGCTGTCTCAGCGGTGACGACCCTGCTGCTGGCCCGCTCCCAGCGCAATATTGGATAG
- the ttdA gene encoding L(+)-tartrate dehydratase subunit alpha, translating to MTSQAPVEVMTDIMTKFTSYIGKRLPTDIKEKLADLREAETNPMANVLFDSMAENQEAADKLNRPSCQDTGVIQYFITAGAKFPLLGELEEILRNATLGATKLGPLRHNAVEAFDEKNTGTNTGSRIPWLDWEIVPNDDGVIIDVYMAGGGCTLPGASTVLMPGQGYEGVVDFVFDVVTSRGINACPPLLIGVGVSTSAETAARLSKKAILRPVGSHHDNANAAKMETLLEDGLNELGIGPQGLTGNSSVMGVNIESSARHPSTIGVAVSTGCWAHRRGRIRFNADLSYEIVSHEGVVL from the coding sequence GTGACAAGTCAGGCGCCCGTCGAGGTCATGACCGACATCATGACCAAGTTTACATCCTATATCGGTAAGCGGCTGCCCACCGATATCAAGGAAAAGCTGGCCGATCTACGGGAGGCGGAGACCAACCCCATGGCCAACGTCTTGTTCGATTCCATGGCTGAAAACCAGGAGGCGGCGGACAAGCTGAACCGGCCGAGCTGCCAGGATACCGGCGTCATCCAGTATTTCATCACCGCCGGAGCCAAGTTCCCCCTGCTGGGCGAGTTGGAAGAAATCCTGCGCAATGCCACCCTGGGCGCCACCAAGCTGGGTCCCCTGCGGCACAATGCGGTGGAAGCCTTCGACGAAAAGAATACCGGCACCAATACCGGGTCACGCATTCCGTGGCTGGATTGGGAGATCGTCCCGAACGACGACGGCGTGATCATCGACGTCTACATGGCTGGCGGCGGTTGCACCCTTCCGGGCGCTTCGACGGTGCTAATGCCGGGCCAGGGATACGAGGGCGTCGTCGATTTCGTCTTCGACGTGGTCACCTCGCGTGGCATCAACGCCTGCCCGCCCTTGTTGATCGGGGTTGGGGTCTCGACCTCGGCGGAGACGGCGGCGCGCCTGTCCAAGAAGGCGATCTTGCGTCCCGTGGGGTCCCATCATGACAACGCCAATGCCGCCAAGATGGAAACCCTGCTGGAAGACGGCCTGAACGAGCTGGGCATCGGCCCGCAGGGCCTGACCGGCAACAGCAGCGTGATGGGGGTCAACATCGAATCCTCGGCGCGGCATCCGTCCACCATCGGCGTGGCCGTCTCCACCGGGTGTTGGGCCCATCGCCGTGGCCGCATCCGCTTCAATGCGGACCTGTCCTACGAAATCGTCTCGCATGAAGGAGTGGTGCTGTGA
- a CDS encoding haloacid dehalogenase type II, producing MQEGITMTRRGFLAGAAAMTAVATKVSAAEGSATGLDGIRALAFDVQGTCVDFFQPILRMGETVNRAKGLDLDWAALSAEWRDLYRIGLDKVISGQRPWLRVDAIYREALDILLERRGLSGRFTSDEREEMNRVWTRLDPWPDSVEGLTRLRRRFLTSTLSNAGMAAVVAVVKHASLPFDAVLTAELAHTYKPSPAVYQVAVDYLGCRPDQILMVACHKYDLKAARAFGMRTAFVARPLEFGPAAKPDISPEPWFDLYTDSFTALANALGA from the coding sequence ATGCAAGAAGGAATCACGATGACACGGCGCGGTTTCTTGGCAGGAGCGGCTGCGATGACCGCTGTGGCGACCAAGGTCTCTGCGGCGGAAGGCAGTGCGACGGGACTAGACGGCATACGGGCGCTTGCCTTTGACGTGCAGGGCACCTGCGTCGACTTCTTTCAGCCCATCTTGCGCATGGGCGAGACGGTGAACCGTGCCAAGGGCCTTGACCTCGACTGGGCGGCGCTGTCCGCGGAGTGGCGGGATCTTTACCGCATCGGCCTCGACAAGGTCATTTCCGGACAGCGGCCCTGGCTGCGGGTCGATGCCATCTATCGCGAGGCGCTGGATATCTTACTGGAGCGTCGTGGCCTCTCCGGGAGATTCACATCTGACGAGCGCGAGGAGATGAATCGGGTATGGACCCGCCTCGATCCCTGGCCGGACAGTGTGGAGGGGCTTACACGGCTAAGGCGGCGCTTCCTGACGTCGACGCTGTCCAATGCTGGTATGGCGGCGGTTGTCGCGGTGGTCAAGCACGCGAGCCTTCCCTTCGATGCCGTTCTGACGGCCGAATTGGCTCACACCTACAAGCCGTCGCCTGCCGTCTATCAGGTCGCAGTGGACTATCTGGGGTGCCGTCCCGATCAAATTTTGATGGTGGCCTGCCATAAATACGATCTGAAGGCGGCACGCGCCTTCGGAATGCGCACAGCATTCGTTGCCCGACCTCTTGAATTCGGACCCGCGGCCAAACCGGATATCTCACCGGAACCTTGGTTCGATCTCTACACGGACAGTTTTACCGCCCTGGCGAATGCCTTGGGGGCGTAA
- a CDS encoding glycerate kinase type-2 family protein gives MTQSPRDLLRRMFDAAVAAAQPAHCVPAHLPAAPKGRLIVIGAGKASAAMARAVEDNWSGELSGLVVTRYGYNVACARVTIVEAAHPVPDAAGLNAARRMMDLVSGLSADDLVLCLISGGGSALLPLPLDGLTLEDKQDVSRALLKSGATISEMNCVRRHLSAVKGGRLAAACHPARVVTLLISDVPGDNPMDIASGPTVADPTTCADALAIIRRYGIVVSDKVLDILEGGLGESIKPGDPRLAKTETRIIAAPQIALEAAARLAQDAGFAAHILGDSIEGEAKDVGTVMANVALQVAKRGQPFTPPCVLLSGGEATVTVRGQGRGGPNVEFLLSLAVALNGQPGIHAIAGDTDGVDGMEDIAGAIITPNTLSRAWVMGIKPKDSLAANDAHRFFQALGDCVVTGPTLTNVNDFRAILIADKDSSP, from the coding sequence ATGACCCAATCCCCCAGGGATCTGCTGCGACGGATGTTCGATGCGGCCGTCGCTGCCGCCCAGCCGGCCCATTGCGTTCCGGCGCACCTGCCCGCCGCCCCCAAGGGGCGCCTGATCGTCATCGGAGCCGGAAAGGCATCTGCAGCCATGGCCCGAGCGGTCGAGGACAACTGGTCGGGCGAGTTGTCCGGGCTGGTGGTCACCCGCTACGGCTATAATGTTGCGTGCGCCCGCGTCACCATTGTCGAGGCGGCTCATCCCGTTCCCGATGCAGCCGGGCTGAATGCCGCTCGGAGAATGATGGATCTGGTGTCAGGGTTATCCGCCGACGATCTGGTGTTGTGTCTGATCTCGGGTGGTGGTTCGGCGTTGTTGCCTTTGCCGCTGGATGGCCTGACGCTGGAAGATAAGCAGGACGTCAGCCGCGCCCTGCTCAAATCCGGCGCGACCATCAGCGAAATGAACTGCGTCCGTCGCCATCTGTCGGCCGTCAAGGGCGGCCGTCTGGCGGCGGCCTGCCACCCGGCCCGGGTGGTGACGCTGCTGATTTCCGATGTCCCCGGCGACAATCCCATGGATATCGCTTCGGGGCCGACAGTGGCCGATCCCACCACTTGCGCCGATGCCCTGGCCATCATCCGGCGCTATGGCATCGTGGTTTCCGACAAGGTTCTCGACATTCTTGAGGGCGGACTGGGCGAAAGCATCAAGCCGGGCGACCCCAGATTGGCCAAGACCGAGACGCGCATCATCGCCGCACCTCAGATAGCACTGGAAGCCGCGGCCAGACTGGCGCAAGACGCCGGATTCGCCGCCCATATCCTGGGCGACAGCATCGAGGGCGAGGCCAAGGATGTGGGCACGGTCATGGCCAACGTAGCGCTTCAGGTGGCCAAGCGCGGCCAGCCCTTCACGCCACCCTGCGTGCTGCTATCGGGCGGCGAGGCCACGGTGACCGTCCGGGGCCAAGGGCGCGGCGGCCCTAACGTGGAATTCCTGCTGTCCCTGGCCGTCGCCTTGAACGGACAGCCGGGAATTCATGCCATCGCCGGAGATACGGATGGCGTCGATGGCATGGAGGATATCGCAGGCGCCATCATCACGCCCAACACCCTATCGCGCGCCTGGGTCATGGGGATCAAGCCCAAGGACAGTCTGGCGGCCAACGACGCCCACCGCTTCTTCCAGGCCTTGGGCGATTGTGTGGTAACCGGCCCGACACTCACCAATGTCAACGATTTCCGGGCGATTCTGATCGCCGACAAGGACAGCTCCCCATGA
- a CDS encoding tartrate dehydrogenase, which produces MMRTYAIAAIPADGIGKEVVAAGLEVLDALAKRDGGFRLNVESFDWGSDYYKKHGVMMPENGRDTLKKFDAIYFGAVGAPDVPDHITLWGLRLNICQPFDQYANVRPTRILPGIKSPLGNVRPQDLDWVIVRENSEGEYAGQGGRSHRGFPEEVATEVTIFTRAGVTRIMRFAFKLAQSRPRKLLTVVTKSNAQRHGMVMWDEIAAEVAAEFPDVTWDKMLVDAMTMRMTLKPETLDTIVATNLHADILSDLAAALAGSLGIAPTANLNPERKFPSMFEPIHGSAFDITGKGIANPIGTFWTACMMLDHLGETAASARLMRAIERVTADPALHTPDLGGKATTRIVTDAVIAAIKADNE; this is translated from the coding sequence ATGATGCGGACCTATGCTATCGCGGCCATTCCGGCCGATGGAATCGGCAAGGAAGTGGTGGCCGCTGGCCTGGAGGTTCTCGATGCCCTTGCCAAGCGTGATGGAGGCTTTCGCCTGAATGTCGAGTCCTTCGACTGGGGCTCGGATTACTACAAGAAACACGGCGTGATGATGCCGGAGAACGGCCGTGACACGCTGAAAAAGTTCGACGCCATCTATTTCGGCGCGGTGGGCGCGCCCGACGTTCCCGATCACATCACCTTGTGGGGGTTGCGCCTCAACATCTGCCAGCCCTTCGATCAGTACGCCAATGTGCGCCCGACCCGCATCCTGCCGGGCATCAAGAGCCCGCTGGGCAATGTGAGGCCCCAGGATCTGGATTGGGTCATCGTCCGCGAGAATTCCGAGGGTGAATACGCGGGCCAAGGCGGCCGCTCCCATCGCGGCTTCCCCGAGGAGGTCGCCACCGAAGTGACCATCTTCACCCGCGCCGGGGTGACGCGGATCATGCGCTTCGCCTTCAAACTGGCCCAGTCGCGTCCCCGCAAGCTGCTGACCGTGGTCACCAAGTCCAACGCCCAGCGCCACGGTATGGTGATGTGGGACGAGATCGCCGCCGAGGTGGCCGCCGAGTTTCCTGACGTTACCTGGGACAAGATGCTGGTCGATGCCATGACCATGCGCATGACCTTGAAGCCGGAAACCCTGGACACCATCGTGGCGACCAATCTCCACGCCGACATCCTGTCCGATCTGGCGGCGGCGCTGGCTGGCTCGCTTGGCATCGCGCCCACCGCCAACCTCAATCCGGAGCGCAAGTTCCCGTCCATGTTCGAGCCGATCCATGGGTCCGCCTTCGACATCACCGGCAAAGGTATTGCCAACCCCATCGGCACCTTCTGGACCGCCTGCATGATGCTGGACCATCTGGGCGAGACGGCGGCCTCGGCCCGACTGATGCGGGCCATCGAGCGGGTCACCGCCGATCCGGCGCTGCACACGCCAGACCTCGGCGGCAAGGCGACCACGCGGATCGTCACCGATGCCGTAATCGCGGCAATCAAGGCCGATAACGAATAG
- the fabF gene encoding beta-ketoacyl-ACP synthase II, producing the protein MRRVVVTGLGLTTPLGNGVNTNWERLIAAQSGIRRIDAFDVSDLAAQIAGVVPRGTNPGELDLDAVAPAKDRRRMDDFIVYGLAAASEAVEDSGWMPTDSESLERTGVMIGSGIGGLPNIADGAITLEKSGPRRISPFFIPAALINLVSGHVSIRYGFKGPNHAVVTACATGAHAIGDAARLIMFDDADVMVAGGTEAAVHRLGIAGFAAAKALCTSYNDRPTEASRPWDKDRDGFVMGEGAGIVVLEELEHAKKRGAKIYGEVIGYGMSGDAHHITAPAEDGNGAVRAMRAAIKRAGVSLDEIDYVNAHGTATMGDTIELGAVKQVFGDHAYKLSMSSTKSAIGHLLGAAGAVEAIYSLLAIRDQVAPPTLNLHNPDEGCDIDLVPLKAKQRKIKVALSNSFGFGGTNASLVLRGY; encoded by the coding sequence ATGAGACGTGTCGTCGTCACCGGCCTCGGCCTGACCACTCCGCTCGGTAACGGTGTTAACACCAACTGGGAGCGTCTGATCGCCGCCCAGTCCGGTATCCGTCGTATCGACGCCTTTGATGTTTCAGACCTCGCCGCCCAAATCGCCGGTGTCGTGCCGCGCGGAACCAATCCGGGCGAGCTTGATCTCGATGCCGTCGCTCCCGCCAAGGACCGCCGCCGCATGGACGATTTCATCGTCTATGGCTTGGCCGCAGCTTCCGAGGCCGTGGAGGATTCCGGTTGGATGCCCACCGATTCCGAATCGCTGGAACGGACCGGCGTGATGATCGGGTCGGGTATCGGTGGTCTTCCCAATATCGCCGACGGCGCCATCACGCTGGAGAAATCCGGTCCGCGCCGCATCAGCCCCTTCTTCATTCCCGCCGCCCTGATCAATCTGGTCTCGGGCCATGTTTCCATCCGCTACGGCTTTAAGGGGCCGAATCATGCGGTGGTCACGGCCTGCGCCACGGGTGCCCACGCCATCGGCGATGCCGCCCGTCTGATCATGTTCGACGATGCCGACGTGATGGTCGCTGGCGGTACCGAGGCGGCCGTTCACCGTCTTGGCATTGCGGGCTTCGCCGCCGCCAAGGCGCTGTGCACCAGCTATAACGATCGTCCCACCGAGGCCTCGCGCCCCTGGGACAAGGATCGTGACGGCTTTGTCATGGGCGAGGGCGCCGGTATCGTGGTGCTCGAGGAACTCGAGCATGCCAAGAAGCGCGGCGCCAAGATCTATGGCGAGGTGATCGGCTACGGCATGTCCGGTGACGCCCATCACATCACCGCTCCCGCCGAGGACGGCAACGGCGCCGTGCGCGCCATGCGGGCCGCCATCAAGCGGGCCGGGGTGTCGCTGGACGAGATCGACTACGTCAATGCTCACGGCACCGCCACCATGGGCGATACCATTGAGCTGGGCGCGGTCAAGCAGGTGTTCGGCGATCACGCCTACAAGCTCTCCATGTCGTCTACCAAGTCGGCCATCGGCCATCTGTTGGGCGCGGCGGGCGCGGTGGAAGCCATCTACTCTTTGCTGGCCATCCGTGATCAGGTCGCGCCGCCGACCCTCAATCTGCACAATCCGGATGAGGGCTGCGATATCGATCTGGTTCCGCTGAAGGCCAAGCAGCGCAAGATCAAGGTGGCGCTGTCCAACTCGTTCGGGTTCGGCGGCACCAACGCCTCGTTGGTGTTGCGCGGCTACTGA